A window of Ketobacter sp. MCCC 1A13808 contains these coding sequences:
- a CDS encoding response regulator produces the protein MKRFFDRLSIAGKLVSINMVVVFAALLCALAILVVSQRNDDREQIVSGLRKQTEIMALSLAPALQREDQVEAARLLSAYQSDPAVKEAVLFGPGREVFARYSTSNTHLEDSDYSYLYGGRLQWPGSDKHSVVFSRKGVLVIQSIPLSAERQGGLFVRLSLQNASSAQSNSSWFVALVFLFALSVAWLMVRRMVSVVTEPIDNLLEAIHAVRDQGNYAVRVEKIPGDELGELSHTFNQMLKEIGERDAELSKQHLKLEVDVQDRTRELRTANESLEQTVRALQQANRAIRISEENKRLAEASASSKAHFLANMSHELRTPMNGVLGMLSLLNETELSEEQKEYLGVAYESGHVLLDLINNVLDLSKIEQGKLVLESIRFDLRQSIEEVFAILAESAQSNGLELALDWEPGTPLNVVGDPIRFKQLIVNLVGNSIKFTSRGHIRVGISQTGDFGERKKFRFTVCDTGIGIKEEVRDLIFEKFSQADTSTTREFGGTGLGLALCKQLTRLMDGTIGVESEYGKGSTFWFEVFFTLAEVGQPDQNRLPETKHFLILEPDRAMQSSFATYLATLNITARSVADLESLVVELEDSPAEYNGVIMSLSAGVEMVAATLSCSLLLNRFSHRQIAIAGTAQQRGQLTAEERIQHSFIMKPLRYKRLKDTLFEVNSDCVMSKIDPAVKPVNLLPFGSYKLLVVEDNAVNQQVARGRLEKLGYSVQVAENGAAALEMLNGEQFDLIFMDCQMPVLDGYQATRRIRQEEKRLSTRARTPIIAMTAHALAGDRDQCIKAGMDDYVAKPFRTEELKQILERWLRS, from the coding sequence ATGAAGCGCTTTTTTGACCGGCTTTCGATCGCAGGTAAGTTGGTGTCGATCAATATGGTTGTCGTGTTCGCCGCGTTGCTTTGTGCGCTGGCGATTCTGGTTGTTTCCCAGCGTAACGATGATCGTGAACAGATTGTGTCCGGGTTACGCAAGCAGACAGAAATCATGGCGCTCAGCCTTGCACCTGCATTGCAACGCGAAGACCAGGTTGAAGCTGCGCGTTTGCTTTCGGCATACCAATCTGACCCCGCGGTTAAAGAAGCGGTTCTGTTCGGTCCGGGACGTGAAGTTTTCGCTCGATACAGCACCTCCAATACCCACTTAGAAGATTCCGATTATAGTTATTTGTACGGTGGCCGATTGCAGTGGCCAGGGTCTGATAAGCATTCGGTGGTTTTCTCCCGGAAAGGTGTTCTGGTCATTCAGAGTATTCCCTTGTCTGCTGAGCGTCAGGGTGGATTGTTCGTTCGGCTGTCGTTACAAAACGCATCGAGCGCCCAAAGTAATTCAAGTTGGTTTGTCGCACTGGTGTTTCTTTTTGCATTGAGCGTCGCCTGGTTAATGGTGAGACGTATGGTGTCAGTGGTGACGGAGCCAATTGATAACCTTCTCGAAGCGATACACGCGGTTCGGGACCAGGGAAACTATGCGGTCCGGGTTGAAAAAATCCCGGGTGATGAGTTGGGTGAGTTGTCTCATACGTTCAACCAAATGTTGAAGGAGATCGGTGAACGGGATGCCGAGCTGAGTAAACAGCATCTGAAGCTGGAAGTGGATGTGCAGGATAGAACGCGGGAATTACGAACCGCAAATGAAAGTCTGGAGCAGACAGTTCGAGCTTTGCAGCAGGCCAACCGGGCCATCCGTATTTCAGAAGAGAACAAACGTTTGGCGGAAGCCAGTGCCTCGTCCAAGGCGCATTTTCTTGCCAATATGAGCCATGAGTTGCGTACACCTATGAATGGTGTTCTGGGTATGCTGTCATTACTCAACGAAACTGAACTGTCTGAAGAGCAGAAGGAATATCTGGGCGTCGCCTATGAGTCGGGACACGTATTGTTAGACCTGATTAATAATGTTTTGGACCTATCGAAAATTGAGCAGGGCAAGCTGGTTCTGGAGAGCATCCGTTTTGATCTGCGTCAGTCTATAGAAGAGGTCTTTGCGATACTGGCAGAATCCGCGCAGTCAAACGGGCTGGAGCTGGCGCTGGATTGGGAGCCTGGCACACCGTTGAATGTGGTGGGCGATCCGATTCGATTTAAACAGTTAATAGTGAATCTGGTGGGCAACTCAATCAAGTTTACTTCCAGAGGACACATTCGCGTTGGGATTTCACAAACCGGCGATTTTGGCGAGCGTAAAAAATTCCGTTTCACGGTCTGCGATACAGGGATCGGAATCAAAGAGGAAGTACGGGATCTTATATTTGAAAAATTTTCTCAGGCAGATACATCGACCACTCGGGAATTTGGCGGTACCGGTCTGGGGCTTGCTTTATGTAAGCAGCTAACGCGGCTGATGGATGGCACAATCGGAGTCGAAAGTGAGTATGGCAAGGGGAGTACATTCTGGTTTGAAGTATTCTTTACCTTGGCGGAAGTGGGACAGCCAGACCAAAACAGGCTTCCCGAAACAAAGCACTTTCTGATTCTTGAGCCCGACAGGGCAATGCAATCCAGTTTTGCGACTTACCTGGCAACGCTCAATATTACAGCCCGGTCGGTGGCTGATCTGGAGAGCCTTGTGGTTGAACTCGAAGACAGCCCCGCTGAATATAATGGGGTGATAATGAGTCTGAGTGCGGGAGTTGAAATGGTCGCAGCCACTCTGAGTTGTTCGCTGTTACTGAATCGGTTTTCACATCGCCAAATTGCAATTGCCGGTACCGCGCAGCAACGCGGTCAGCTCACAGCAGAAGAAAGAATCCAACACAGCTTTATAATGAAACCGCTTCGTTATAAGCGGTTGAAGGATACTTTGTTCGAAGTAAACTCCGATTGTGTAATGAGCAAAATAGACCCGGCGGTGAAACCGGTTAATCTGTTGCCTTTTGGTTCCTATAAGCTGCTGGTCGTGGAAGACAATGCGGTTAACCAGCAGGTAGCTCGGGGGCGGCTGGAAAAATTGGGCTATTCAGTCCAGGTGGCAGAGAATGGGGCCGCTGCTCTTGAAATGCTGAACGGGGAACAATTTGACCTTATATTTATGGACTGTCAGATGCCGGTTTTGGATGGTTATCAAGCTACCCGTCGAATTCGTCAGGAAGAGAAGCGTTTGTCGACCCGCGCAAGAACGCCGATCATCGCGATGACGGCCCATGCATTAGCGGGAGATCGTGATCAATGTATAAAGGCAGGCATGGACGACTACGTAGCCAAACCCTTCAGAACCGAAGAATTAAAACAAATTCTGGAACGATGGCTGCGCAGTTAA
- a CDS encoding aminotransferase class V-fold PLP-dependent enzyme yields MPNIKDQFPQDPAITYLNHAAVSPWPRCTADAVTQFSKENVFRGATDYPGWLKTEANLRQQLARLIGAPSTHNIALQKNTSEGLSVIAYGLEWQAGDQVVISDQEFPSNRIVWESLQQFGVKIVEVDISVPDPEASIIKHLTPKVRLLSISSVQYGTGLVLDLDRLGQACATRDTLFCVDAIQSLGALPFDVTDCKADFVVADGHKWMMGPEGVALLYLSDRVLNSLKLNQYGWHMVQDRGNYDVKTWQSAIDATRYECGSPNMLGAVALSSSIGLLLDIGLDQVHSELMARMDHLERRLQEITAIDIITDTSRSLRSGILTFRHSQIESLALQKQLQSAGVICAYRGGGIRFSPHFYTPLDQLDKAVDLIPR; encoded by the coding sequence ATGCCGAATATTAAGGACCAATTTCCCCAGGATCCCGCCATCACCTATCTCAATCACGCTGCCGTTTCACCTTGGCCCCGCTGTACGGCTGACGCTGTCACCCAATTTTCCAAAGAAAACGTATTCCGGGGCGCCACTGATTATCCTGGCTGGCTAAAAACAGAAGCCAACTTACGCCAACAGCTGGCGCGCCTGATTGGAGCGCCTTCCACACATAATATCGCATTACAGAAAAATACATCGGAAGGTTTATCTGTCATTGCCTATGGGCTTGAGTGGCAGGCTGGTGACCAAGTTGTTATCAGCGACCAGGAGTTTCCGAGCAACCGAATCGTGTGGGAATCCCTACAACAATTCGGGGTGAAGATCGTTGAAGTAGACATTTCCGTCCCGGATCCCGAGGCGTCCATCATCAAGCACCTGACCCCTAAAGTACGCTTGCTATCCATTAGCTCCGTGCAATACGGCACCGGACTGGTGCTGGACCTTGATCGCCTGGGTCAGGCGTGTGCCACCCGGGATACTCTATTCTGTGTCGATGCGATCCAAAGCCTCGGCGCCCTGCCCTTCGATGTCACGGATTGTAAGGCGGATTTTGTCGTCGCCGACGGCCATAAATGGATGATGGGGCCGGAAGGCGTTGCATTACTTTATCTAAGCGACCGGGTTCTGAACTCACTAAAGCTGAATCAATACGGCTGGCATATGGTTCAGGATCGCGGTAACTACGACGTTAAAACCTGGCAGAGTGCGATTGATGCCACGCGCTACGAATGCGGTAGCCCTAATATGCTGGGCGCAGTAGCGCTCAGCAGCAGTATCGGTTTGTTGCTTGATATAGGGCTGGATCAGGTGCACAGTGAGTTGATGGCACGAATGGACCACCTTGAACGGCGTTTGCAAGAGATTACTGCCATTGACATCATCACCGATACCAGCCGATCGTTACGCTCAGGTATTCTTACCTTTAGACATAGCCAAATTGAATCCCTGGCGTTACAGAAACAGCTTCAATCGGCTGGAGTTATCTGCGCCTACCGGGGTGGTGGCATCCGTTTTTCGCCTCACTTTTACACCCCACTGGACCAATTGGACAAAGCAGTAGACTTGATTCCGCGTTGA
- a CDS encoding electron transfer flavoprotein-ubiquinone oxidoreductase, which translates to MERESMEYDVVIVGAGPAGLSTACKLKQISEDITVCVVEKGSEVGAHILSGAVIEPRAMNELFPNWKELGAPLNVPVKGDEVHFLTSDTKGSKVPHFGIPKPMHNDGNYIVSLGNVCRWLAEQAEGLGVEIYPGFSAAEVLFHEDGRVKGVATGDMGVSHSGEHKPSYQPGFELHAKYTVFSEGCRGNLGKQLIKHFKLDEGKDPQHYGIGIKELWDIDPAKHQEGMVIHGAGWPLTENGATGGFFLYHTENNQVVAGLITDLNYDNPYLSPFDEFQRLKHHPLFKDTLEGGKRISYGARAVIKGGLHSLPKMTFPGGLLIGCDAGTLNFSKIKGTHTAMKSGMIAAETLAEALKQETPPAEVTAYTTAFENSWVYDELFKSRNFGAAMHKFGTFIGAAFNFIDQNIFNGKLPVNLHDMTPDYACTQPAANFSPISYPKPDGKLSFDKLSSVFLSNTNHEEDQPCHLQLKDPSIPIDVNLPKYAEPAQRYCPAGVYEVVDNADGSKRFQINAQNCVHCKTCDIKDPSQNINWVTPEGTGGPNYPNM; encoded by the coding sequence ATGGAACGTGAATCGATGGAATACGACGTAGTCATCGTTGGTGCGGGGCCCGCAGGACTTTCGACTGCATGTAAACTGAAGCAAATTTCCGAAGACATCACCGTTTGTGTGGTAGAAAAAGGCTCTGAAGTTGGAGCCCATATCCTGTCCGGCGCAGTCATCGAACCACGCGCTATGAACGAACTGTTTCCTAACTGGAAAGAACTGGGCGCGCCCTTGAACGTTCCGGTGAAAGGCGACGAAGTTCACTTTCTGACAAGCGACACCAAAGGATCTAAAGTCCCTCATTTCGGCATTCCTAAACCCATGCACAACGATGGCAACTACATTGTCAGCCTGGGGAACGTCTGTCGCTGGCTGGCAGAACAAGCAGAAGGATTGGGGGTAGAAATCTATCCCGGCTTCTCCGCAGCCGAGGTGCTGTTTCACGAGGATGGCCGTGTAAAAGGGGTAGCCACGGGTGATATGGGTGTCTCGCATAGCGGTGAGCACAAACCCAGTTACCAACCCGGTTTCGAACTTCACGCCAAATACACTGTTTTCTCTGAAGGTTGTCGAGGCAATCTTGGCAAGCAGTTGATCAAGCATTTCAAACTGGATGAAGGAAAGGATCCACAGCATTACGGCATCGGTATCAAAGAGTTGTGGGATATCGACCCTGCAAAACATCAGGAAGGCATGGTCATACACGGCGCTGGCTGGCCGCTCACAGAAAATGGTGCCACCGGCGGGTTTTTCCTATACCACACCGAAAATAACCAAGTGGTTGCCGGCCTGATTACCGATCTGAATTACGACAATCCGTATCTTAGCCCGTTCGATGAATTTCAGCGTCTCAAGCATCACCCGCTGTTTAAAGATACATTGGAAGGCGGTAAGCGTATTTCCTACGGTGCCCGTGCCGTCATCAAAGGCGGCCTGCATTCCTTGCCTAAAATGACCTTTCCGGGCGGCCTCTTGATTGGATGTGATGCCGGCACACTGAATTTCAGTAAAATCAAGGGCACGCACACGGCCATGAAAAGTGGCATGATCGCCGCAGAAACACTGGCAGAAGCACTGAAACAAGAAACACCGCCAGCAGAAGTAACGGCATACACCACTGCATTTGAAAATTCCTGGGTTTATGACGAGCTGTTTAAAAGCCGCAACTTTGGAGCCGCAATGCATAAATTCGGCACGTTTATTGGCGCTGCGTTCAACTTCATTGACCAGAACATTTTTAACGGTAAGTTGCCTGTTAACCTGCACGATATGACACCGGATTACGCGTGTACTCAGCCGGCGGCAAATTTCTCACCCATTAGCTATCCGAAGCCTGACGGAAAACTCAGTTTTGACAAATTGAGCTCCGTTTTCCTGTCCAATACCAACCACGAAGAAGATCAACCCTGCCATTTGCAGCTAAAAGATCCGAGTATTCCCATTGATGTGAACCTGCCCAAGTACGCCGAGCCAGCTCAGCGATATTGCCCGGCAGGCGTGTACGAAGTGGTGGACAACGCAGACGGCAGTAAACGCTTTCAGATCAATGCGCAGAACTGCGTGCATTGCAAAACCTGCGACATTAAAGACCCGTCGCAGAATATCAATTGGGTGACACCGGAAGGCACAGGCGGTCCGAATTACCCGAATATGTAA
- a CDS encoding DUF1285 domain-containing protein: MMDSTTLNTIAEQIEGKSKRLPPIEKWNPDFSGDLDMRIARDGRWYYLGSEIKRSAMVKLFSTILLREDDEYFLVTPVEKYRIVVEVAPFIAISVQKKVDDQSREPALVFETNVGDWVVAGPDNPIRVVIDSVTEEPTPLITVRRNLEALISRNVFYQLVDQADVEQGDTNELYVTSLGSRFSLGKF, translated from the coding sequence ATGATGGATTCAACTACTCTGAACACAATCGCTGAACAGATCGAAGGGAAAAGCAAACGCTTACCGCCAATAGAAAAATGGAATCCGGACTTTTCCGGAGATCTTGATATGCGTATTGCGCGGGACGGTCGGTGGTATTATCTGGGTTCTGAAATTAAACGCAGTGCAATGGTGAAATTGTTTTCGACTATATTGTTGCGGGAAGACGACGAGTACTTTCTCGTCACCCCGGTAGAAAAGTATCGTATTGTTGTTGAAGTAGCGCCATTTATTGCCATTTCGGTGCAGAAGAAGGTTGATGATCAAAGCAGAGAGCCTGCTTTGGTGTTCGAGACCAACGTCGGCGATTGGGTGGTCGCCGGGCCGGATAACCCGATACGGGTGGTGATCGATTCGGTGACCGAGGAACCTACTCCGTTGATAACCGTACGCCGAAACCTGGAAGCGCTGATTTCCCGCAATGTGTTTTATCAGTTGGTGGACCAGGCCGATGTGGAACAGGGCGACACCAATGAATTGTATGTGACAAGCCTTGGATCGCGCTTTAGTCTTGGAAAGTTTTAG
- a CDS encoding TetR/AcrR family transcriptional regulator, which yields MHKASLKAQEFRKREEEILVRAQELFIANGEDKVTVEMIADAVGIGKGTIYKHFETKDEIYLRLMIRYEEELAAMFDRLKEGDTKDRARLAKDYFSFRMKQPDKYALFHRLEHKLTNRTSSPELVATLHEIRAKNLDQLAESIKAKIDDGTLEDVPTYYHIFAAWALVHGAVAIHHSKFYQEFIDDKEGFFSFLGDIGIRMGNKRTKNKSNNE from the coding sequence TTGCACAAAGCTAGCCTAAAGGCGCAGGAATTTAGGAAAAGGGAAGAGGAAATTTTAGTGCGGGCGCAGGAGCTTTTCATTGCTAATGGCGAGGATAAGGTTACCGTCGAAATGATTGCGGATGCGGTAGGCATTGGCAAAGGGACCATTTATAAACATTTCGAAACCAAGGATGAAATCTACCTGAGATTAATGATTCGCTATGAAGAAGAGCTGGCCGCAATGTTCGACCGGCTTAAAGAAGGTGATACCAAAGATCGCGCCCGTTTGGCGAAGGATTATTTTTCGTTTCGTATGAAACAACCGGATAAATATGCACTTTTTCATCGTCTGGAGCATAAATTAACGAACCGGACTTCGAGCCCGGAGCTGGTGGCGACCTTACACGAAATCCGCGCAAAAAATCTGGATCAGCTTGCGGAGTCGATCAAAGCCAAGATTGATGACGGCACCTTGGAAGATGTGCCAACCTACTACCATATCTTCGCCGCCTGGGCGTTGGTGCACGGAGCGGTGGCTATCCATCATTCCAAGTTTTACCAGGAGTTTATTGATGACAAGGAGGGCTTCTTCAGCTTTCTGGGCGATATTGGTATTCGTATGGGAAATAAACGAACAAAGAATAAGAGTAATAACGAGTAG
- a CDS encoding DUF4823 domain-containing protein: MKFIRLLILGSAFCAVVACSSDSHVAKSSTDLFGAYSPVGSRDVIRKHQTTLASRYRIHIGYAPGGMSVAESADLNRLQRDALANQISRYFIEVSVSDTPQSLSHSLNQALDNNAQILLYPRITKWPDIEPIGSRNCKNEPQATKNCDSDSNENSSNDEMGVMIAIYDVLSRRQLDTISARSRRGASSYLYKDNLKELGLLNQLIVSKLVPN, from the coding sequence TTGAAATTTATTCGTTTACTGATTCTTGGCAGCGCTTTTTGCGCTGTGGTTGCCTGTAGTTCTGATTCGCATGTAGCCAAATCCTCTACCGATCTGTTTGGTGCCTATTCACCTGTGGGTAGCCGTGATGTGATCCGTAAACATCAAACGACGCTGGCCAGCCGCTACCGAATTCACATCGGGTATGCACCGGGAGGGATGTCGGTGGCGGAGTCTGCAGACCTGAACAGGCTTCAGCGTGACGCGCTGGCCAACCAGATTAGCCGATACTTTATTGAGGTCAGTGTGTCTGACACCCCGCAAAGTCTGAGTCATTCACTCAATCAGGCGCTCGACAATAATGCGCAGATTTTATTGTATCCCCGAATCACGAAATGGCCGGATATTGAGCCAATAGGCAGCCGTAACTGCAAGAATGAGCCACAGGCCACGAAAAACTGCGACAGCGATAGCAATGAGAACTCATCCAATGATGAAATGGGCGTGATGATTGCCATCTACGATGTGTTATCTCGACGGCAGTTAGATACGATTTCCGCTCGATCCAGAAGAGGCGCTTCCTCGTACCTCTACAAAGACAATTTGAAAGAACTGGGCTTATTAAACCAGTTAATTGTCTCGAAACTGGTGCCGAACTGA
- a CDS encoding FAD-dependent oxidoreductase: MARVERTVILENSYRKPKAKPLNITTSSVLIIVGSGPVGVQFAQELIQRGFKGIIKLFGDEPWRPYNRVQLSALLAGEIRYGDIVYPEISTDKEHYHFFNRRVTEIHALKHSLIDSNGVRHQYDALVLATGSTPWIPKLDKVDLKGVFVFRDLDDAQQLMARSVRTRHTVVIGGGLLGVEAARAMQRNHTQVTLLHQSNRLMNRQLDVEAGAILKRSLEGYGIEVKLNAGVSALLGEDVVTGVELRNGQVLTCDTVIFATGIQPNVAMARSSGIKVGRGIRINNHLQTNLPDIFAIGECAEHDDQIYGLLAPGHEQAAVLADRLCGGNAHYKGSKATTSLKVLDLPVFTLGWIGDEYEHRIDETLIFHCESGAYRKLFLQRNRLRGVVAIGECEEKNRLHQVVTSQQRILPWQKKRFKKDGRLWPVGKVRHVRDWPASAKLCSCRNVSVGKLLYAQRAGCSTADSLAACTGAGTVCGTCAPLLQELCSFPHQQPAWQVALKPLLAVMAVAMAVLSIALV; encoded by the coding sequence ATGGCGAGAGTAGAGCGCACGGTGATATTGGAAAATAGCTACCGTAAACCCAAAGCAAAGCCCCTAAACATAACCACAAGCTCCGTTTTAATTATTGTGGGCAGCGGTCCGGTGGGCGTGCAGTTTGCGCAAGAGCTGATTCAGCGCGGTTTCAAGGGCATTATCAAATTGTTCGGTGATGAGCCCTGGCGCCCTTACAATCGGGTGCAATTATCCGCTTTGCTGGCAGGGGAGATACGATACGGCGACATCGTGTATCCGGAAATCAGCACCGATAAAGAGCATTACCACTTTTTCAACCGGCGTGTGACCGAGATTCACGCGCTCAAACATTCATTGATTGATAGCAACGGGGTGCGCCACCAATATGATGCGCTGGTGCTTGCGACCGGCTCGACCCCCTGGATTCCCAAACTAGACAAAGTCGACCTCAAAGGGGTCTTTGTCTTTCGTGATTTGGATGATGCTCAGCAATTGATGGCGCGCAGCGTCCGTACCCGGCATACCGTGGTGATTGGGGGAGGGTTGTTGGGTGTGGAAGCGGCCCGTGCGATGCAGCGTAATCATACGCAGGTGACGTTGTTGCATCAAAGCAACCGCCTCATGAACCGCCAGCTTGATGTGGAAGCCGGTGCTATTTTGAAACGCAGCCTGGAAGGCTATGGTATTGAGGTCAAGCTGAATGCGGGGGTGAGCGCGTTACTGGGCGAGGACGTTGTGACCGGAGTCGAGCTGCGCAACGGGCAGGTATTGACTTGTGATACCGTAATTTTCGCAACCGGTATCCAACCGAATGTGGCGATGGCCAGAAGCAGTGGTATCAAGGTCGGACGGGGCATAAGAATCAACAATCACTTGCAGACCAATCTACCGGATATCTTTGCCATTGGCGAATGTGCGGAGCACGACGATCAGATCTATGGCCTGTTAGCGCCAGGTCATGAACAGGCGGCCGTTCTGGCGGATCGGCTTTGCGGTGGTAACGCCCACTATAAAGGTTCCAAGGCAACGACCAGCCTTAAGGTGCTGGATTTACCTGTCTTCACTTTGGGCTGGATCGGCGATGAATACGAGCATCGCATTGACGAGACATTGATTTTTCATTGTGAAAGCGGAGCCTATCGGAAATTATTTTTGCAGCGTAACCGATTACGCGGTGTGGTGGCCATCGGGGAATGCGAAGAAAAAAATCGTTTGCATCAGGTGGTGACTTCGCAGCAAAGAATCCTGCCCTGGCAGAAAAAACGCTTTAAAAAGGATGGCCGCTTGTGGCCAGTGGGTAAAGTCAGGCACGTCCGGGACTGGCCGGCCAGCGCGAAGCTGTGCAGTTGCAGGAATGTGTCGGTGGGTAAGCTGCTCTACGCGCAGAGAGCAGGATGTAGCACTGCCGATTCGTTAGCGGCCTGTACCGGAGCCGGGACAGTCTGCGGAACCTGTGCGCCGTTACTGCAAGAGCTTTGCTCATTTCCACACCAACAGCCCGCCTGGCAGGTGGCGCTAAAGCCGTTGCTCGCGGTGATGGCCGTGGCCATGGCGGTGCTATCCATTGCGCTGGTCTGA
- the rmuC gene encoding DNA recombination protein RmuC, which translates to MHELMKIDPTMQLTLACVALVGVLVGWVAGALIGKSRLQKSRLESEHAQALFEQALAQKLEKIDELNGRVSESQQTIEVNRQLLTTAERNFIQAQEQLKHQQRLQEALFAEEKQVAELQLELKQEHGQAKELKARLEAAERETKEKVQLLQEAKDQLKHEFQNIAQKLFEDKSEKFTLQNKQNLGEILSPLKDQLSDFKKKVEDVYDKESRDRIGLLQEIVSLKELNFRMSEDAINLTKALKGDSKAQGNWGEMVLEKVLEASGLQKGREYQTQGSYSNENGQRLRPDVIVHLPENKQVVIDSKVSLTSWERFTSVQDEEQSGHLQAHVESIKKHIKELSAKNYPDLYGINTPDYVLMFIPIEPAFLKALEVDSALFSAAFEKNIMLVCPSTLLVTLKTIHNIWRYEHQNRNALEIAQRAGSMHDQFVLFLESLEDIGDKISKANEAYEIARKRIATGKGNLIRRVSQLESLGAKAKKTMPASYREDAAPDQLEDELPGSQNAAHDLLSPDQ; encoded by the coding sequence TTGCACGAACTCATGAAAATAGATCCCACAATGCAATTGACGCTGGCCTGTGTGGCTCTGGTGGGTGTGTTAGTGGGCTGGGTTGCCGGTGCATTGATAGGCAAAAGCCGGTTGCAAAAGTCGCGTTTGGAGTCTGAGCACGCGCAGGCGTTATTTGAACAAGCGTTGGCGCAAAAACTCGAGAAAATAGATGAGCTCAACGGGCGAGTTTCAGAGTCGCAGCAGACTATTGAGGTAAACCGGCAGTTATTGACCACTGCGGAGCGCAATTTTATCCAGGCTCAGGAGCAATTAAAACATCAGCAGCGTTTGCAGGAGGCGTTATTCGCAGAGGAAAAGCAGGTCGCTGAACTGCAGCTTGAGCTGAAACAGGAGCATGGACAAGCGAAGGAATTAAAGGCACGCCTGGAAGCCGCCGAGCGAGAAACGAAAGAAAAGGTTCAGTTGTTGCAAGAAGCGAAAGATCAGCTTAAACATGAATTCCAGAATATTGCGCAGAAACTATTTGAAGACAAGAGCGAGAAGTTTACTCTGCAGAATAAGCAGAATTTGGGCGAGATTCTGTCTCCCTTAAAAGACCAGCTTTCCGATTTTAAAAAGAAAGTTGAAGATGTGTACGATAAAGAATCCCGTGACCGAATCGGATTGCTGCAAGAAATCGTGTCGCTGAAAGAGCTTAATTTCCGAATGAGTGAGGACGCCATCAATCTGACCAAAGCGCTTAAAGGGGATAGTAAGGCTCAGGGTAACTGGGGTGAAATGGTGCTGGAAAAGGTACTGGAAGCGTCCGGGCTGCAAAAGGGCAGGGAATACCAAACTCAGGGTAGTTACAGTAATGAAAACGGTCAGAGGTTGAGACCCGATGTGATCGTTCATTTGCCTGAAAATAAACAGGTGGTGATTGATTCGAAGGTGTCACTGACGTCGTGGGAACGTTTTACCTCGGTGCAGGATGAAGAGCAGAGCGGGCATTTGCAGGCTCATGTTGAATCTATAAAAAAACATATTAAAGAACTGAGTGCTAAAAACTACCCTGATTTATATGGAATAAATACACCGGATTATGTGTTGATGTTTATACCCATTGAACCGGCATTTCTGAAAGCACTTGAGGTCGACTCTGCCCTGTTTTCCGCGGCGTTTGAAAAGAATATTATGTTGGTTTGCCCGTCTACATTATTGGTCACCCTTAAAACCATCCATAATATTTGGCGTTATGAACATCAGAATCGGAACGCGTTGGAAATAGCGCAACGTGCTGGTTCCATGCATGACCAATTTGTGTTGTTTCTGGAATCGTTGGAAGATATCGGCGACAAAATTTCGAAAGCGAACGAAGCCTATGAGATCGCGCGCAAACGCATAGCAACAGGCAAGGGGAATCTTATTAGACGGGTATCTCAGCTGGAATCGTTGGGTGCCAAGGCTAAGAAAACCATGCCGGCTTCTTATCGGGAAGATGCAGCCCCAGATCAGCTAGAAGATGAACTCCCCGGCTCGCAGAACGCTGCGCATGATTTGCTAAGCCCGGATCAATAA
- a CDS encoding PDC sensor domain-containing protein — protein sequence MKGRFHLKNILAIAATVAAPMSKAENAKTENDQAWTCLTEQVVELGRDTDLLAAVNNYNSNPPDPIQLDKIWPTLDKSTEIIENLTQTPAARSMREWINAISIQGEGLLIGKNGGLVASTDKTSDFWQGDEAQFLQAITLPESQVHIQREMLDESTNMMLLKVSAPIYNPRSNHAIGVLVIGFDQFVIDFNQPCELDYH from the coding sequence TTGAAAGGCCGGTTTCACCTGAAAAATATTCTGGCAATAGCTGCAACTGTTGCCGCGCCGATGTCAAAAGCAGAGAATGCAAAAACAGAAAATGATCAAGCCTGGACTTGCCTTACGGAACAAGTTGTCGAATTGGGGCGGGACACGGACCTTTTAGCCGCGGTTAATAATTACAATAGCAACCCACCTGACCCGATCCAGCTGGATAAAATATGGCCTACCCTGGATAAAAGCACGGAGATCATCGAAAATTTAACTCAAACGCCAGCGGCCCGATCTATGCGGGAATGGATTAACGCTATTTCGATTCAAGGGGAAGGTCTGCTTATCGGTAAGAATGGAGGTTTAGTTGCTTCGACTGATAAAACCTCAGACTTTTGGCAGGGGGACGAAGCGCAGTTTCTGCAAGCGATCACACTGCCTGAATCACAGGTGCATATTCAGAGGGAAATGTTAGACGAGAGCACTAACATGATGCTTCTGAAAGTATCAGCACCTATCTATAACCCGCGTTCAAACCACGCAATAGGCGTCCTGGTCATCGGCTTTGACCAGTTTGTGATTGACTTCAATCAGCCCTGCGAACTAGATTACCATTGA